One Ostrea edulis chromosome 2, xbOstEdul1.1, whole genome shotgun sequence genomic region harbors:
- the LOC125681370 gene encoding LOW QUALITY PROTEIN: anaphase-promoting complex subunit 10 (The sequence of the model RefSeq protein was modified relative to this genomic sequence to represent the inferred CDS: inserted 2 bases in 1 codon) yields the protein MATKVTANPEIDILKEEREGRLREVGNQAVWSLSSCKPGFGVDQLLDNTVDTYWQSDGPQPHLVNIQFRRKTTIHDVCIYXDYKADESYTPNRISLRAGTHFNDLIEVDQIELSEPVGWVCVPMKDINDKPIRTFMVQIAVLSNHQNGRDTHLRRIKVRSPVQDTYVVKTPKFTSLELMQLAYIK from the exons ATGGCCACAAAAGTTACTGCAAATCCAGAAatagatattttgaaagaaGAAAGGGAAGGAAGGCTTCGTGAGGTTGGAAATCAGGCTGTATGGTCGTTGTCCTCTTGTAAACCAG GATTTGGAGTAGATCAGCTCCTGGACAATACAGTGGACACATACTGGCAGTCAGATGGACCTCAACCTCACCTGGTCAATATCCAATTCAGACGAAAGACCACCATCCATGATGTGTGCATCTA AGATTACAAAGCTGACGAAAGCTACACACCAAATAG GATTTCACTAAGAGCTGGCACACACTTTAATGACCTTATTGAAGTAGACCAAATAGAACTCAGTGAACCAGTCGGCTGGGTGTGTGTTCCCATGAAGGACATCAATGATAAACCAATCAGGACATTTATGGTTCAGATAGCTGTGCTTTCAAATCATCAAAATGGGCGGGACACACACCTCCGCAGAATAAAAGTCAGATCTCCTGTGCAGGACACTTATGTTGTGAAAACACCCAAGTTCACCAGTCTGGAACTCATGCAGCTGGCCTATATAAAGTGA
- the LOC130052252 gene encoding beta-alanine-activating enzyme-like isoform X3, with product MMSVLSELLERGKFKWLNLVAVVYDDGNVKQIQTYKQLFTIAEKVSDALRKKLDSNLVIAICRNTDLLTPAILCGSIYDMRSNDVVLLCSPLTFDPSIVEIFITLTSGASLLIVPDHIKLKTKEILPIIYRRNRVTVIQATPSLIQRIHPSDLRNTILSRSSSLRILALGGEKFPPLNKIREWRAPNNKTKFINLFGITEVSCWSFYHCLNDEKFWCDSEDVPLGIPLAQSTYKIVNEEGVEVLEGEGKLYLGGYDRLCMVDEEILIFKSEKLQNFRDSGDIVRIDCERRIFYVGRHDRQVKRNGCRLNLEEIEKIILSESQVSDCKAVIDDGRLVVFVIPKQDMEIDRIIEYLQSIIERKLPRHYIPDNIVPVQDFPITKHVPSQIIHSY from the exons ATGATGTCAGTTCTTTCAGAACTTTTGGAAAGGGGTAAATTTAAGTGGCTGAACTTAGTTGCAGTCGTATATGATGATGGCAATGTGAAACAAATACAAACATACAAACAGTTGTTCACCATTGCAGAAAAG GTTTCCGACGCTTTAAGGAAGAAACTGGACAGCAACTTGGTTATTGCCATATGTAGAAACACTGATCTGCTTACTCCAGCTATTCTCTGTGG gAGCATATATGATATGAGGAGTAATGATGTGGTCTTGCTTTGTTCACCTTTAACCTTTGACCCCAGCATTGTAGAAATCTTCATAACTCTGACAAGTGGGGCCAGTCTTTTGATTGTACCTGATCACATTAAGCTAAAGACCAAGGAAATACTTCCTATCATCTACAGAAGGAACAGAGTCACTGTTATTCAG gcAACACCTTCCTTGATACAAAGAATACACCCTAGTGATTTAAGAAACACAATCCTGAGTAGATCTTCCAGCCTGAGAATATTGGCCCTAGGGGGAGAGAAGTTTCCTCCCCTTAACAAGATTCGTGAGTGGAGAGCCcccaacaacaaaacaaagttTATCAATCTGTTTGGGATCACAGAAGTCTCCTGCTGGTCATTTTACCATTGTCTGAATGATGAGAAATTCTG GTGTGATAGTGAAGACGTTCCTCTTGGAATACCATTAGCACAGTCCACATATAAGATAGTGAATGAAGAAGGTGTGGAGGTATTAGAAGGAGAGGGAAAGTTATATTTAG GTGGTTATGACAGGCTGTGCATGGTAGATGAAGAGATTCTGATATTCAAATCTGAAAAGCTGCAGAATTTTCGGGACTCTGGAGATATTGTTCGAATTGATTGTGAGAGGAGGATATTTTATGTTGGCCGACACGATAGACAGGTCAAGAGGAATGGATGTCGTCTTAATCTCGAAGAAATAGAAAAG ATTATACTATCAGAATCCCAGGTTTCTGACTGTAAAGCAGTGATAGATGATGGAAGACTGGTTGTTTTTGTAATTCCCAAACAGGATATGGAAATTGACCGTATCATAGAATATTTACAATCAATTATTGAAAGGAAGCTTCCTAGACATTATATCCCCGATAACATTGTTCCTGTCCAAGATTTTCCTATCACCAAACACG tcCCGTCACAAATTATccactcatactga
- the LOC130052252 gene encoding beta-alanine-activating enzyme-like isoform X2: MMSVLSELLERGKFKWLNLVAVVYDDGNVKQIQTYKQLFTIAEKVSDALRKKLDSNLVIAICRNTDLLTPAILCGILGCGAAFYNFDKHAVERTAGMFRLMGVCAVLVQDDCTQVIESLIQLCGGEIAANSFLSSLGLILLKIPERNEMHVKERIQNIAYYITTSGSTGQPKLVQVPHRCIIPNITHIRSIYDMRSNDVVLLCSPLTFDPSIVEIFITLTSGASLLIVPDHIKLKTKEILPIIYRRNRVTVIQATPSLIQRIHPSDLRNTILSRSSSLRILALGGEKFPPLNKIREWRAPNNKTKFINLFGITEVSCWSFYHCLNDEKFWCDSEDVPLGIPLAQSTYKIVNEEGVEVLEGEGKLYLGGYDRLCMVDEEILIFKSEKLQNFRDSGDIVRIDCERRIFYVGRHDRQVKRNGCRLNLEEIEKIILSESQVSDCKAVIDDGRLVVFVIPKQDMEIDRIIEYLQSIIERKLPRHYIPDNIVPVQDFPITKHDRTQTF, from the exons ATGATGTCAGTTCTTTCAGAACTTTTGGAAAGGGGTAAATTTAAGTGGCTGAACTTAGTTGCAGTCGTATATGATGATGGCAATGTGAAACAAATACAAACATACAAACAGTTGTTCACCATTGCAGAAAAG GTTTCCGACGCTTTAAGGAAGAAACTGGACAGCAACTTGGTTATTGCCATATGTAGAAACACTGATCTGCTTACTCCAGCTATTCTCTGTGG AATACTCGGATGTGGTGCTGCATTCTATAATTTTGACAAGCATGCTGTAGAGAGAACAGCTGGAATGTTTCGTTTAATGGGTGTATGTGCTGTACTAGTACAGGATGATTGTACACAG GTAATAGAAAGCCTTATTCAGTTATGTGGTGGAGAGATAGCAGCAAATTCCTTTCTTTCATCATTAGGATTAATACTCTTAAAAATCCCAGAAAGAAATGAGATGCATGTGAAAGAAAGAATCCAGAATATTGCTTATTATATTACTACATCTGGTTCCACAGGTCAACCTAAACTAGTTCAGGTCCCACACAGATGTATCATCCCGAATATCACACACATCAG gAGCATATATGATATGAGGAGTAATGATGTGGTCTTGCTTTGTTCACCTTTAACCTTTGACCCCAGCATTGTAGAAATCTTCATAACTCTGACAAGTGGGGCCAGTCTTTTGATTGTACCTGATCACATTAAGCTAAAGACCAAGGAAATACTTCCTATCATCTACAGAAGGAACAGAGTCACTGTTATTCAG gcAACACCTTCCTTGATACAAAGAATACACCCTAGTGATTTAAGAAACACAATCCTGAGTAGATCTTCCAGCCTGAGAATATTGGCCCTAGGGGGAGAGAAGTTTCCTCCCCTTAACAAGATTCGTGAGTGGAGAGCCcccaacaacaaaacaaagttTATCAATCTGTTTGGGATCACAGAAGTCTCCTGCTGGTCATTTTACCATTGTCTGAATGATGAGAAATTCTG GTGTGATAGTGAAGACGTTCCTCTTGGAATACCATTAGCACAGTCCACATATAAGATAGTGAATGAAGAAGGTGTGGAGGTATTAGAAGGAGAGGGAAAGTTATATTTAG GTGGTTATGACAGGCTGTGCATGGTAGATGAAGAGATTCTGATATTCAAATCTGAAAAGCTGCAGAATTTTCGGGACTCTGGAGATATTGTTCGAATTGATTGTGAGAGGAGGATATTTTATGTTGGCCGACACGATAGACAGGTCAAGAGGAATGGATGTCGTCTTAATCTCGAAGAAATAGAAAAG ATTATACTATCAGAATCCCAGGTTTCTGACTGTAAAGCAGTGATAGATGATGGAAGACTGGTTGTTTTTGTAATTCCCAAACAGGATATGGAAATTGACCGTATCATAGAATATTTACAATCAATTATTGAAAGGAAGCTTCCTAGACATTATATCCCCGATAACATTGTTCCTGTCCAAGATTTTCCTATCACCAAACACG ataggacacagacgttttag
- the LOC130052252 gene encoding beta-alanine-activating enzyme-like isoform X1: protein MMSVLSELLERGKFKWLNLVAVVYDDGNVKQIQTYKQLFTIAEKVSDALRKKLDSNLVIAICRNTDLLTPAILCGILGCGAAFYNFDKHAVERTAGMFRLMGVCAVLVQDDCTQVIESLIQLCGGEIAANSFLSSLGLILLKIPERNEMHVKERIQNIAYYITTSGSTGQPKLVQVPHRCIIPNITHIRSIYDMRSNDVVLLCSPLTFDPSIVEIFITLTSGASLLIVPDHIKLKTKEILPIIYRRNRVTVIQATPSLIQRIHPSDLRNTILSRSSSLRILALGGEKFPPLNKIREWRAPNNKTKFINLFGITEVSCWSFYHCLNDEKFWCDSEDVPLGIPLAQSTYKIVNEEGVEVLEGEGKLYLGGYDRLCMVDEEILIFKSEKLQNFRDSGDIVRIDCERRIFYVGRHDRQVKRNGCRLNLEEIEKIILSESQVSDCKAVIDDGRLVVFVIPKQDMEIDRIIEYLQSIIERKLPRHYIPDNIVPVQDFPITKHVPSQIIHSY from the exons ATGATGTCAGTTCTTTCAGAACTTTTGGAAAGGGGTAAATTTAAGTGGCTGAACTTAGTTGCAGTCGTATATGATGATGGCAATGTGAAACAAATACAAACATACAAACAGTTGTTCACCATTGCAGAAAAG GTTTCCGACGCTTTAAGGAAGAAACTGGACAGCAACTTGGTTATTGCCATATGTAGAAACACTGATCTGCTTACTCCAGCTATTCTCTGTGG AATACTCGGATGTGGTGCTGCATTCTATAATTTTGACAAGCATGCTGTAGAGAGAACAGCTGGAATGTTTCGTTTAATGGGTGTATGTGCTGTACTAGTACAGGATGATTGTACACAG GTAATAGAAAGCCTTATTCAGTTATGTGGTGGAGAGATAGCAGCAAATTCCTTTCTTTCATCATTAGGATTAATACTCTTAAAAATCCCAGAAAGAAATGAGATGCATGTGAAAGAAAGAATCCAGAATATTGCTTATTATATTACTACATCTGGTTCCACAGGTCAACCTAAACTAGTTCAGGTCCCACACAGATGTATCATCCCGAATATCACACACATCAG gAGCATATATGATATGAGGAGTAATGATGTGGTCTTGCTTTGTTCACCTTTAACCTTTGACCCCAGCATTGTAGAAATCTTCATAACTCTGACAAGTGGGGCCAGTCTTTTGATTGTACCTGATCACATTAAGCTAAAGACCAAGGAAATACTTCCTATCATCTACAGAAGGAACAGAGTCACTGTTATTCAG gcAACACCTTCCTTGATACAAAGAATACACCCTAGTGATTTAAGAAACACAATCCTGAGTAGATCTTCCAGCCTGAGAATATTGGCCCTAGGGGGAGAGAAGTTTCCTCCCCTTAACAAGATTCGTGAGTGGAGAGCCcccaacaacaaaacaaagttTATCAATCTGTTTGGGATCACAGAAGTCTCCTGCTGGTCATTTTACCATTGTCTGAATGATGAGAAATTCTG GTGTGATAGTGAAGACGTTCCTCTTGGAATACCATTAGCACAGTCCACATATAAGATAGTGAATGAAGAAGGTGTGGAGGTATTAGAAGGAGAGGGAAAGTTATATTTAG GTGGTTATGACAGGCTGTGCATGGTAGATGAAGAGATTCTGATATTCAAATCTGAAAAGCTGCAGAATTTTCGGGACTCTGGAGATATTGTTCGAATTGATTGTGAGAGGAGGATATTTTATGTTGGCCGACACGATAGACAGGTCAAGAGGAATGGATGTCGTCTTAATCTCGAAGAAATAGAAAAG ATTATACTATCAGAATCCCAGGTTTCTGACTGTAAAGCAGTGATAGATGATGGAAGACTGGTTGTTTTTGTAATTCCCAAACAGGATATGGAAATTGACCGTATCATAGAATATTTACAATCAATTATTGAAAGGAAGCTTCCTAGACATTATATCCCCGATAACATTGTTCCTGTCCAAGATTTTCCTATCACCAAACACG tcCCGTCACAAATTATccactcatactga